Genomic window (Chondrocystis sp. NIES-4102):
TCAACATACTACGAGTTGCTGCTGTCTCTTCTCGACGGCGGACTACGTTTGCTTGAGCAGCTTTTTCAGCTTCGACAACCTTGCTTAGGATAGCTTTAATCTCACCTGGTAAGATAATATCTTTTACCCCCACAGAATCGACTTCCAGACCATAATCGCTGGTTTTAGTGCGAATATATTCCGCCACACTGCGATCAATTGCGCCCTTATCTTCTAATAAAGCATCTAAAGTTTGTTCCCCTACTGCTGCGCGTAAAGCAAATTGTAACTCTTTATATAAATAACCAGAAATATCAACCAGAGTGTTTTTAGCCTTAAGTGGATCTTGAATACGAAAACCAGCAGTTAAATTTAAGCGCAAGGGTACTTTATCTTTAGTAAGAATATCTTGACCTGATACATCTAGGTTTTGCAAACGTAAGTCGAATACTTCTGTATTAAAAGATCTGCCAAATATCCACCAAGCGTGCATTCGGGGGGGAAGTTGTAATTGAAATTCTTGATTTATGTATAATAACCCGACGTGCTGAGGAGGTACTTCACAAATATGTAAGCTATTATGACTCAATAAAAGCACTTCCTTAGATCCTGATAGTAATTCTGAAACTAAATCAGGAGACAATTTAGCATCATTACTTATGTCAATTATTTCTACAGTAACACCCTGCCAAAATAGCTTACGGGTAGTAGGTGGCAAAATCGCTATAACTTTATTTAAGTAGCGCACAACAGCCACTTGTTTACTTGCTAATTGTACTATTTCACAATATTGAGATACAAAATCTGGGTGGAGTTCAATTAGGATATCTTCTAAGGGAAAATCAGGGTTAGGAATAGTACGGCTTAGGGTACGTACCG
Coding sequences:
- a CDS encoding SPFH domain, Band 7 family protein gives rise to the protein MLPKLSLQIALWKNFYIKPNEIGILYHRSDFKKILPPGTYTYFGRHWQVTFSDRNYPEVQIDNLELLLRTHPRELQEHLLVVNTGFNEAALVRCGQNWVSVAPNQLRAFWRGFIEVEAHLFNLETSLELPAEFVQQLREINLKGIRKFQISEAEIGLLYIQNNFVRPLESGEYAFWDVNRQVSVRTLSRTIPNPDFPLEDILIELHPDFVSQYCEIVQLASKQVAVVRYLNKVIAILPPTTRKLFWQGVTVEIIDISNDAKLSPDLVSELLSGSKEVLLLSHNSLHICEVPPQHVGLLYINQEFQLQLPPRMHAWWIFGRSFNTEVFDLRLQNLDVSGQDILTKDKVPLRLNLTAGFRIQDPLKAKNTLVDISGYLYKELQFALRAAVGEQTLDALLEDKGAIDRSVAEYIRTKTSDYGLEVDSVGVKDIILPGEIKAILSKVVEAEKAAQANVVRRREETAATRSMLNTAKVMEDNPIALRMKELEILERIAEKIERIQVNGSLDSILTELIRIERPSK